A genomic segment from Phycisphaerae bacterium encodes:
- a CDS encoding prepilin-type N-terminal cleavage/methylation domain-containing protein, with protein MTPNQPTSQPASRSDRQARSFTLIELLVVVAIIAVLVSILLPALQNARQQGLMASCAGGRLKQLGVGFLMYADDNHGWFPIQYPEYYSSWLWLVDPPNTVTSRYMTDALTNADERFGQAKYVPQECFYCPANRDVTVENNWWGWWSGYEFGKISYLNFYYFGHIAYDTYFVSDGFSPKNTNHHRLAEGVLFADRVRSASGTAAISWNHPAAANVLFADGHVQVKPTGTCQLKYQMASNGYLW; from the coding sequence ATGACGCCCAACCAACCCACATCGCAGCCCGCCTCCCGATCCGACCGCCAGGCTCGATCGTTCACCCTCATAGAACTCCTGGTCGTCGTCGCGATCATCGCCGTCCTTGTCTCCATCCTGCTGCCCGCCCTCCAGAACGCTCGCCAGCAGGGCCTCATGGCCTCCTGCGCCGGCGGCCGACTCAAGCAACTGGGCGTCGGCTTCCTGATGTACGCCGATGACAACCACGGCTGGTTCCCGATCCAATATCCCGAATACTACAGCTCCTGGCTCTGGCTCGTCGATCCGCCCAACACCGTTACCTCCAGGTACATGACCGATGCCCTCACCAACGCCGACGAACGCTTCGGCCAAGCTAAGTACGTCCCGCAGGAATGCTTCTACTGCCCAGCCAACCGCGACGTCACCGTCGAAAATAACTGGTGGGGCTGGTGGAGCGGATACGAATTCGGCAAGATCAGCTACCTCAACTTCTACTACTTCGGCCACATCGCCTACGACACCTACTTCGTCAGCGACGGCTTCAGCCCGAAAAACACCAACCACCATCGCCTCGCCGAAGGCGTCCTCTTCGCCGACCGCGTCCGATCCGCCTCCGGAACCGCCGCGATCTCCTGGAATCACCCAGCCGCGGCCAACGTCCTCTTCGCCGACGGCCACGTCCAAGTCAAACCAACCGGCACGTGCCAACTCAAATACCAGATGGCCTCGAACGGATACCTGTGGTGA
- a CDS encoding LacI family transcriptional regulator, giving the protein MAGPSIAEIARRLKLSKTTVSRVFNDVPNSGIAPATRRRVLAAIREMGYEPNLSARALARGRTHVIGAMMIDVNNPFASGYVSAVEELAGGKGYGVLLCNTRGSGEKEREQCRMLRQRGVEGLLIEHVGPAETLRELVDEGFPFVLLDRCPQSPQFDYVTFDDVEGGRLATMALIDAGRTKVAHIAGPQAVLPAEDRLIGYREALDEAELPWRDDYVVWVDRHENPDDGEHAADRLLDLPSPPDAVFCYSDHLALGVFRAAARRGVRVPHDLAVIGCDDLPFCPWTAVSLASVRLNTRQLGHESAGLLLEKIERDDARGPGSRRILIKPEVVHRESLGQRR; this is encoded by the coding sequence ATGGCCGGACCCAGCATCGCCGAAATCGCCCGACGACTGAAGCTCTCCAAGACCACGGTCTCCCGGGTCTTTAACGACGTGCCCAACTCCGGAATTGCCCCAGCCACCCGGCGGCGGGTGCTCGCCGCGATCCGCGAAATGGGCTACGAACCTAACCTCTCCGCCCGAGCCCTCGCCCGCGGACGGACCCACGTCATCGGTGCGATGATGATCGACGTGAACAACCCCTTCGCCAGCGGCTACGTCTCAGCCGTCGAGGAACTCGCCGGCGGCAAGGGCTACGGCGTCCTCCTGTGCAACACCCGCGGCAGCGGCGAAAAGGAACGCGAACAGTGCCGCATGCTCCGCCAGCGAGGCGTCGAAGGCCTCCTGATCGAACACGTCGGACCGGCCGAAACCCTCCGCGAACTGGTCGACGAGGGCTTCCCCTTCGTCCTCCTGGATCGCTGCCCTCAGTCGCCGCAGTTCGACTACGTCACTTTCGACGACGTCGAGGGCGGACGCCTCGCCACCATGGCCCTGATCGACGCCGGCCGGACCAAAGTGGCCCATATCGCCGGGCCGCAAGCCGTCCTCCCCGCTGAGGACCGGCTCATCGGCTACCGCGAAGCCCTGGACGAAGCCGAACTGCCGTGGCGCGACGACTACGTGGTGTGGGTCGACCGGCATGAGAATCCGGACGACGGCGAGCACGCGGCCGACCGCCTGCTCGATCTGCCCAGCCCGCCGGACGCGGTCTTCTGTTACAGCGACCACCTGGCCCTGGGCGTTTTTCGCGCCGCCGCCCGGCGCGGCGTCCGCGTCCCGCACGACCTGGCGGTGATCGGCTGCGACGACCTGCCGTTCTGCCCGTGGACCGCCGTGTCGCTGGCCTCTGTCCGCCTGAACACCCGGCAACTCGGCCACGAGTCCGCCGGACTGCTCCTCGAAAAAATCGAGCGAGACGACGCCCGCGGGCCCGGCTCGCGCCGAATCCTCATCAAGCCCGAAGTGGTTCATCGGGAGTCGCTGGGACAGCGGAGGTAA